A genomic window from Zootoca vivipara chromosome Z, rZooViv1.1, whole genome shotgun sequence includes:
- the LOC118084394 gene encoding myelin proteolipid protein isoform X2, with amino-acid sequence MGLLQCCARCLVGAPFASLVATALCFLGVALFCGCGHEALTGTKHLVETYFSKNYQDYEYLVDVIHDFQYAIYGVAGFFFLFGALLLAEGFYTTGAVRQVFGDYRATVCGKGLGATVGHKGRGPRGHRPGRSWELVCHCVGKWLGHPDKFVGITYVLTVLWLLVLACSAVPVYVYFTAWTTCNSIANPTKTAAGIGNLCTDARMYGVLPWNASPGRVCGQSLLSICKTSEFQVTFHLFIAAFVGASITLVALVTFIIAATYNFAVLRLMGRGTKF; translated from the exons GTCTGTTGCAGTGTTGTGCCCGCTGCCTGGTGGGGGCGCCTTTTGCCTCGCTGGTGGCCACGGCCCTGTGCTTCCTGGGGGTGGCGCTGTTCTGCGGCTGCGGCCACGAAGCCCTGACCGGCACCAAGCACCTAGTCGAGACCTACTTCTCCAAAAATTACCAGGACTATGAGTATCTGGTCGACGT GATCCATGACTTCCAGTACGCCATCTACGGAGTAGCcggcttcttcttcctctttggcgcCCTCCTGCTGGCCGAAGGCTTCTACACTACCGGCGCCGTCCGGCAGGTCTTCGGCGACTACCGGGCCACCGTCTGCGGCAAGGGCTTGGGCGCCACGGTAGGCCACAAGGGGAGGGGGCCCCGAGGACACCGGCCCGGTCGCTCCTGGGAGCTGGTGTGTCACTGTGTGGGAAAATGGCTGGGCCATCCCGATAAG TTTGTGGGCATCACCTATGTCCTGACCGTCCTCTGGCTCCTAGTCCTCGCCTGCTCAGCCGTCCCTGTCTATGTCTACTTTACGGCATGGACCACCTGTAACTCCATCGCCAACCCCACCAAGACGGCCGCCGGCATCGGGAACCTCTGCACAGATGCCCGGATGTATG GTGTCCTGCCATGGAACGCGTCCCCGGGAAGAGTGTGTGGCCAGAGCCTTCTCTCCATCTGCAAGACATCCGAG TTCCAGGTGACGTTCCACCTGTTCATCGCGGCCTTCGTGGGAGCGTCAATCACCTTGGTGGCTCTG GTGACGTTCATTATCGCGGCCACCTACAACTTTGCCGTCTTGAGGCTGATGGGCCGGGGAACGAAATTCTAA
- the LOC118084394 gene encoding myelin proteolipid protein isoform X1 yields the protein MDNVSSGPEPQPTVAPQNSNPDPGPRAGSPGLLQCCARCLVGAPFASLVATALCFLGVALFCGCGHEALTGTKHLVETYFSKNYQDYEYLVDVIHDFQYAIYGVAGFFFLFGALLLAEGFYTTGAVRQVFGDYRATVCGKGLGATVGHKGRGPRGHRPGRSWELVCHCVGKWLGHPDKFVGITYVLTVLWLLVLACSAVPVYVYFTAWTTCNSIANPTKTAAGIGNLCTDARMYGVLPWNASPGRVCGQSLLSICKTSEFQVTFHLFIAAFVGASITLVALVTFIIAATYNFAVLRLMGRGTKF from the exons GTCTGTTGCAGTGTTGTGCCCGCTGCCTGGTGGGGGCGCCTTTTGCCTCGCTGGTGGCCACGGCCCTGTGCTTCCTGGGGGTGGCGCTGTTCTGCGGCTGCGGCCACGAAGCCCTGACCGGCACCAAGCACCTAGTCGAGACCTACTTCTCCAAAAATTACCAGGACTATGAGTATCTGGTCGACGT GATCCATGACTTCCAGTACGCCATCTACGGAGTAGCcggcttcttcttcctctttggcgcCCTCCTGCTGGCCGAAGGCTTCTACACTACCGGCGCCGTCCGGCAGGTCTTCGGCGACTACCGGGCCACCGTCTGCGGCAAGGGCTTGGGCGCCACGGTAGGCCACAAGGGGAGGGGGCCCCGAGGACACCGGCCCGGTCGCTCCTGGGAGCTGGTGTGTCACTGTGTGGGAAAATGGCTGGGCCATCCCGATAAG TTTGTGGGCATCACCTATGTCCTGACCGTCCTCTGGCTCCTAGTCCTCGCCTGCTCAGCCGTCCCTGTCTATGTCTACTTTACGGCATGGACCACCTGTAACTCCATCGCCAACCCCACCAAGACGGCCGCCGGCATCGGGAACCTCTGCACAGATGCCCGGATGTATG GTGTCCTGCCATGGAACGCGTCCCCGGGAAGAGTGTGTGGCCAGAGCCTTCTCTCCATCTGCAAGACATCCGAG TTCCAGGTGACGTTCCACCTGTTCATCGCGGCCTTCGTGGGAGCGTCAATCACCTTGGTGGCTCTG GTGACGTTCATTATCGCGGCCACCTACAACTTTGCCGTCTTGAGGCTGATGGGCCGGGGAACGAAATTCTAA